In Lathamus discolor isolate bLatDis1 chromosome 1, bLatDis1.hap1, whole genome shotgun sequence, the following are encoded in one genomic region:
- the HSP90B1 gene encoding endoplasmin translates to MKPVWGLALACTLFLAVSVRAEEVDVEGTVEDDLGKSREGSRTDDEVVQREEEAIQLDGLNASQIKEIREKSEKFAFQAEVNRMMKLIINSLYKNKEIFLRELISNASDALDKIRLISLTDENALAGNEELTVKIKCDKEKNMLHVTDTGIGMTKEELVKNLGTIAKSGTSEFLNKMNEMQDDSQSTSELIGQFGVGFYSAFLVADRVIVTSKHNNDTQHIWESDSNEFSVIDDPRGNTLGRGTTITLVLKEEASDYLELDTVKNLVKKYSQFINFPIYVWSSKTETVEEPIEEEEAKEKEETDDDEAAVEEEEEEKKPKTKKVEKTVWDWELMNDIKPIWQRPSKEVEEDEYKAFYKTFSKEHDDPMAYIHFTAEGEVTFKSILFVPNSAPRGLFDEYGSKKSDFIKLYVRRVFITDDFHDMMPKYLNFVKGVVDSDDLPLNVSRETLQQHKLLKVIRKKLVRKTLDMIKKIAEEKYNDTFWKEFGTNVKLGVIEDHSNRTRLAKLLRFQSSHHESNLTSLDQYVERMKEKQDKIYFMAGASRKEAESSPFVERLLKKGYEVIYLTEPVDEYCIQALPEFDGKRFQNVAKEGVKFEESEKSKESREALEKEFEPLLNWMKDKALKDKIEKAVLSQRLTQSPCALVASQYGWSGNMERIMKAQAYQTGKDISTNYYASQKKTFEINPRHPLIKDMLRRVKENEDDKTVSDLAVVLFETATLRSGYMLPDTKEYGDRIERMLRLSLNIDLDAKVEEEPEEPEDAAEETEQDEEEVDADAEAEDSETQKESTDVKDEL, encoded by the exons ATGAAGCCGGTGTGGGGGCTCGCTCTGGCGTGTACGCTGTTCCTGGCCG TATCTGTTAGAGCTGAAGAGGTGGATGTAGAGGGGACCGTGGAAGATGACTTGGGTAAAAGCAGAGAAGGGTCCCGAACAGATGATGAAGTTGTTCAGAG AGAGGAAGAAGCTATCCAACTAGACGGTCTAAATGCATCCCAGATCAAAGAAATCcgagaaaaatctgaaaagttTGCATTTCAAGCAGAAGTCAACAGAATGATGAAACTTATTATCAATTCCttgtataaaaataaagag attttCCTCAGGGAACTTATTTCAAATGCTTCGGATGCTTTAGATAAGATACGGTTAATATCCTTAACTGATGAAAATGCTCTGGCTGGTAATGAGGAACTTACTGTCAAAATCAAG tgtgataAAGAGAAGAACATGCTTCATGTTACAGATACGGGTATTGGCATGACAAAAGAGGAGTTGGTTAAAAACCTGGGTACCATTGCAAAGTCTGGTACAAGTGAATTCTTAAACAAGATGAATGAAATGCAGGATGATAGCCAGTCAACATCTGAGTTAATTGGCCAGTTTGGTGTTggcttttattctgctttcttaGTAGCAGACAGAGTTATTGTCACATCAAAACACAACAATGATACTCAACATATTTGGGAATCTGATTCAAATGAATTCTCTGTGATTGATGACCCAAGAGGAAACACTTTAGGACGTGGCACAACCATAAC ccTTGttttgaaggaggaagcatCTGATTATCTTGAGCTGGATACTGTTAAAAATCTAGTAAAGAAATACTCACAGTTCATAAACTTCCCCATATATGTGTGGAGCAGCAAG ACAGAGACTGTTGAAGAACCCAttgaagaggaggaagcaaaggagaaagaagaaacagatgaTGATGAAGCTGCAgttgaagaagaggaagaagaaaagaaaccaaagactAAGAAG GTTGAAAAGACTGTCTGGGATTGGGAGCTCATGAATGACATAAAACCAATCTGGCAGAGACCATCTAAAGAAGTTGAAGAAGATGAATACAAAGCTTTTTACAAAACCTTTTCCAAG GAACATGATGACCCAATGGCTTACATACATTTCACTGCTGAAGGGGAAGTAACTTTCAAGTCTATCTTGTTTGTTCCTAATTCTGCTCCACGAGGCCTGTTTGATGAATATGGATCCAAAAAAAGTGATTTCATTAAG CTGTATGTTCGAAGAGTGTTTATCACTGATGACTTCCATGACATGATGCCCAAGTATCTTAACTTCGTTAAGGGTGTT GTGGATTCTGATGATCTCCCTTTGAATGTATCTCGTGAAACCCTTCAGCAGCATAAATTGTTAAAG GTGATCAGAAAGAAACTTGTTCGCAAAACTCTTGACATGATCAAGAaaattgctgaagaaaaatacaatgaCACGTTCTGGAAAGAGTTTGGTACTAATGTAAAGCTTGGAGTTATTGAGGATCACTCCAATCGTACACGACTGGCTAAACTTCTTCGCTTTCAGTCTTCTCATCATGAAAGTAACCTCACTAGCCTTGACCAGTATGTggaaagaatgaaagagaagcaagaCAAAATTTACTTCATGGCAGGTGCCAGCAGAAAGGAG gCTGAGTCTTCACCATTTGTTGAACGCCTTCTGAAAAAGGGTTATGAAGTGATTTATCTTACTGAGCCAGTAGATGAATACTGTATTCAGGCTCTGCCAGAATTTGATGGCAAGAGGTTTCAAAATGTAGCAAAAGAAGGAGTTAAGTTTGAAGAAAGTGAGAAGTCTAAGGAGAGTCGGGAAGCCTTGGAAAAGGAATTTGAACCACTCTTAAACTGGATGAAGGACAAAGCTCTAAAAGACAAG attGAAAAAGCTGTGCTATCTCAACGTTTAACCCAGTCTCCATGTGCTCTTGTGGCTAGTCAGTATGGATGGTCTGGTAACATGGAAAGAATCATGAAGGCTCAAGCTTACCAAACTGGGAAGGATATATCTACAAA TTACTATGCTAGCCAAAAGAAGACATTTGAAATTAATCCCAGGCATCCACTGATCAAGGACATGCTGAGGCGAgtcaag GAAAATGAAGATGACAAAACAGTTTCAGATCTTGCAGTGGTATTGTTTGAAACTGCAACTTTGAGATCAGGATATATGTTACCAGACACCAAAGAATATGGAGACAGAATAGAAAGGATGCTTCGTTTAAGTTTAAACATTGACCTGGATGCAAAG GTGGAGGAGGAACCTGAAGAGCCTGAAGATGCAGCTGAGGAGACAGAGCAAGATGAAGAGGAGGTTGATGCTGATGCTGAAGCTGAAGACAGTGAAACACAGAAG GAATCCACAGATGTGAAAGATGAACTGTAA